AACACCTCGATTTCCCAACGCTCGCCCGGCACCGCGGCATCGATCATGATCGCATCGTCACGAATGCTGGTGATGGTGTGGTGGATGCGTGCGGCATTGAGCCGCGCGATGATGGCAAAGGGCGTCATGCGGCCATCGTGAACGGTTCGAGCCCGGCCAGCCGTGTCTTCACCGGCGGCACCGCCACCCGGCGCGGCGCAAGGTCACGCACGCCATCGGCGATCGCCCTGATGTGCGCGGGCGTCGATCCGCAGCATCCGCCCAGTACGTTCACCTGCCCCGCAAACGCCCATTCGCCGACCAGCCCGGCGGTGGTCGCCGGCTCCTCGTCATACGCGCCCAGTTCGTTGGGCAAACCGGCGTTCGGATAGACCATGATCAGCGTGTCGCACAATTCGCTCAGCACCTTGACGTGCGGGCGCAACTGCTCGGCACCAAACGAGCAGTTCAGCCCGATCGTCAGCGGTTTGGCGTGCCGCACCGCGTGCCAGAACGCCTCGACGGTGTGTCCGGACAGGTTGCGCCCGGACAGATCGGTCAGCGTCATCGACAGCATGATCGGCAGGTCGCGGCCCAGCGCCTCGCCCGCCTCGATCGCCGCCATGATCCCGGCCTTGGCGTTCAGCGTGTCGAACACCGTCTCGATCAGCACGAAGTCCGCACCGCCCTCGACCAGCGCGTCGATCTGCTCGCGGTACACGTCCTTCAGGTAATCGAAGTCGATCTCGCGATAGCCGGGATCGTTGACGTCGGGGCTCAGCGACAGCGTCTTGTTGGTCGGCCCGATCGCGCCGGCCACGAAGCGCGGGCGGCCGTCCTTCGCCTGATATTCGTCGGCGATCCGCCGCGCCAGCTTCGCGCTCTCGACGTTGATCTCGCGCACCAGCCCCTCGGCGCCGTAATCGGCCTGGCTGATCCGGTTCGCCGAGAAGGTGTTCGTCTCGGCGATGTCGGCGCCCGCCTCGAAATAGGCGCGGTGGATCGCCTCCGGCACCTCGGGCTTGGTCAGCGCCAGGATGTCGTTGTTGCCCTTCTGGTCGTGGCCCAGCGTCAAATGCCCGGCGTAATCCGCCTCCGACAGTTTCCAGTTCTGGATCTCGGTCCCGAATGCGCCGTCGGTGATGAGGATGCGCTTGGCCGCCTCGGCGTTGAAGATCTCGCGGGTGGTCATGCGGCGGCCCTTTCCCGAGTGGCCTGCGTCCGCACACCCAGCAGGTGGCAGATCGCAAAGCTCAGCTCGGCCTTGTTCATCGTATAGAAGTGGAGGTGCTTGACGCCCCCGGCATACAGCTTGCGGCACAGCTCGGCCGCGACCGTCGCCGCTACCAGCTGCCGCGCGGCCGGATGATCGTCCAGCCCCTCGAACAGCCGCACCAGCCAGCCCGGCACGTCGGTGTTGCACATCGCCGACATCCGCTGGACGCCCGCAAAGCTGCCGATCGGCATGATCCCCGGCACGATCTCCGCGGCGATCCCCGCCGCCGCCGCCGCGTCGCGGTAACGGAAGAAGGTCTCGGCCTCGAAGAAGAATTGCGTGATCGCGCGGTTCGCGCCCGCATCCAGCTTGCGCTTCAAATTTTCGAGGTCGGCCGTCAGGTCGGTCGAGTTCGGATGCATCTCCGGATACGCCGCCACCGAGATCTCGAACGGATGCAGCCGCCGCAGCCCCGTGACGAGCGCCGCGGCATTCTCATAGCCGCCCGGATGCGGCGCATAGTCCGCCGCGCCCGCCGGCGGATCGCCGCGCAGCGCGACGATATGCCGCACGCCGGCTGCCCAATATTCCTGTGCGACCGCGTCGATCTCCTCGCGCGTCGCCTCGACGCAGGTCAGATGCGCCGCTGCCGGGACGCCGGTGTCGCGTGCGATCCGCGCCACGGTCGCGTGCGTCCGGTCGCGCGTCGACCCGCCCGCACCGTAGGTCACCGACAGGAAACGCGGGCCCAGCGGGCACAAGGTCTCGATCGACTGCCACAGGTTTTCCTCGGCCTTGTCGGTCTTGGGCGGCGAAAATTCGAAGCTGACGTCCACGTCGCCGCCGACGTCGGCATACAGCGGTGCGTCGAGGGCACGACGCGCCTCTTCGAGTTGATTGACCGAGAACGTCATGCCGCCTTCACCTCCCGCACCGGCACGCCTTGCTTGCGCCCGAGCCACAATTTCACCGTCAGTTCGCCGCCTTCGAGCGTTTCGACACGCTCCAGCGTCAGCCCGGCCGCATCGAACCATCCCGCGATCTGCGCGTCGCCGAACCCCAGGCGGGTGTGGGCGTCGCGCGCGCGCAATTCCTCGCGATCGTGGCTCGCGAAATCCGCGATCAGCAACCGCCCCCGCCCGGCCAGCACGCGC
The genomic region above belongs to Sphingomonas phyllosphaerae 5.2 and contains:
- a CDS encoding homocysteine S-methyltransferase family protein, which translates into the protein MTTREIFNAEAAKRILITDGAFGTEIQNWKLSEADYAGHLTLGHDQKGNNDILALTKPEVPEAIHRAYFEAGADIAETNTFSANRISQADYGAEGLVREINVESAKLARRIADEYQAKDGRPRFVAGAIGPTNKTLSLSPDVNDPGYREIDFDYLKDVYREQIDALVEGGADFVLIETVFDTLNAKAGIMAAIEAGEALGRDLPIMLSMTLTDLSGRNLSGHTVEAFWHAVRHAKPLTIGLNCSFGAEQLRPHVKVLSELCDTLIMVYPNAGLPNELGAYDEEPATTAGLVGEWAFAGQVNVLGGCCGSTPAHIRAIADGVRDLAPRRVAVPPVKTRLAGLEPFTMAA
- the metF gene encoding methylenetetrahydrofolate reductase [NAD(P)H], yielding MTFSVNQLEEARRALDAPLYADVGGDVDVSFEFSPPKTDKAEENLWQSIETLCPLGPRFLSVTYGAGGSTRDRTHATVARIARDTGVPAAAHLTCVEATREEIDAVAQEYWAAGVRHIVALRGDPPAGAADYAPHPGGYENAAALVTGLRRLHPFEISVAAYPEMHPNSTDLTADLENLKRKLDAGANRAITQFFFEAETFFRYRDAAAAAGIAAEIVPGIMPIGSFAGVQRMSAMCNTDVPGWLVRLFEGLDDHPAARQLVAATVAAELCRKLYAGGVKHLHFYTMNKAELSFAICHLLGVRTQATRERAAA